One Vulpes lagopus strain Blue_001 chromosome 18, ASM1834538v1, whole genome shotgun sequence DNA window includes the following coding sequences:
- the SRSF6 gene encoding serine/arginine-rich splicing factor 6, translating to MPRVYIGRLSYNVREKDIQRFFSGYGRLLEIDLKNGYGFVEFEDSRDADDAVYELNGKELCGERVIVEHARGPRRDRDGYSYGSRSGGGGYSSRRTSGRDKYGPPVRTEFRLIVENLSSRCSWQDLKDFMRQAGEVTYADAHKERTNEGVIEFRSYSDMKRALDKLDGTEINGRNIRLIEDKPRTSHRRSYSGSRSRSRSRRRSRSRSRRSSRSRSRSISKSRSRSRSRSKGRSRSRSKGRKSRSKSKSKPKSDRGSRSRSRSRSKEYEKSRSRSRSRSRSPKENGKGDIKSKSRSRSQSRSNSPLPAPPSKARSVSPPPKRASRSRSRSRSKSRSRSRSSSRD from the exons ATGCCGCGCGTCTACATAGGACGCCTGAGCTACAACGTCCGGGAGAAGGACATCCAGCGCTTTTTCAGTGGCTATGGCCGCCTCCTCGAAATAGACCTCAAAAATGG GTACGGCTTCGTGGAGTTCGAGGACTCCCGCGACGCCGACGACGCCGTTTACGAGCTGAACGGCAAAGAGCTCTGCGGCGAGCGCGTGATCGTGGAGCACGCCCGGGGCCCGCGCCGTGACCGCGACGGCTACAGCTACGGAAGCCGCA GTGGTGGAGGTGGATACAGCAGTCGGAGAACCTCTGGCAGAGACAAATATGGACCACCTGTTCGTACAGAATTCAGGCTTATTGTAGAAAATCTTTCTAGTCGTTGCAGTTGGCAAGATTTAAAG GATTTCATGAGACAAGCAGGTGAAGTAACCTATGCGGATGCTCATAAAGAACGCACAAACGAGGGCGTGATTGAATTCCGTTCCTACTCTGACATGAAGCGTGCTTTGGATAAACTGGATGGTACAGAAATAAATGGCAGAAATATTAGGCTCATTGAGGATAAACCACGAACGAGCCATAGGCGATCTTACTCTGGAAGCAGATCAAG GTCACGGTCTAGAAGAAGGTCACGAAGTAGGAGTCGTAGGAGCAGCCGCAGTAGATCTCGAAGTATCTCAAAAAGTCGCTCCCG ATCCAGGTCTCGGAGCAAAGGTCGATCACGTTCTCGATCAAAAGGCAGGAAATCTAGATCAAAAAGCAAATCTAAGCCCAAGTCTGATCGGGGCTCCCGTTCGCGCTCTCGAAGCAGATCTAAGGAGTATGAGAAATCTCGAAGCAGGTCTCGCTCTCGATCTCGTTCccccaaagaaaatggaaaaggtgATATAAAGTCAAAGTCTAGATCAAGAAGCCAGTCTCGTTCAAATTCTCCCCTTCCTGCTCCACCCTCAAAAGCACGTTCTGTGTCCCCTCCACCAAAAAGAGCTTCAAGATCCCGTTCTAGATCTCGTTCAAAGTCCAGGTCACGGTCCAGATCGAGTTCCAGAGATTAA